The Vigna unguiculata cultivar IT97K-499-35 chromosome 1, ASM411807v1, whole genome shotgun sequence nucleotide sequence tctttcatgagaggactaaacacattgagattgattgtcatttcattcgggaaaaggttatgtctggagacatcaagactgagtttgttaactcaagtgatcagttagcagatatttttacGAAGTCTTTACGGGggcctagaattgattatatttgtaacaagcttggcacatacgatttgtatgctccagcttgagggggagtgttagatatagtttgatattattaagatattgttagatattgataaccacaatatcaaacaatatcttctatttaatctttttattttcagttactcttttttacttgtacctctctctattataaatagattaccctatgtgtggtttatacacaagggagattaatctcaatccctatcttctttattctcaacaggTTGTTTACTGCAACGTCCATGTATAGATAAcaagtttttaattaataaacagtGACCTTAAGAAAATAAGGAAATAATTCTTCACATCTTCTTGGAgattctaaaatatttctattcaataatcttaaaccATCATCACATCACATGCCAAACATTTTTGGTCAACAGCCATACCGCTTCTTGGATCCCTCTGGTACTGTTTTCTTCTCTATAGGTTGCTTTTCATATGGCAGACAGCCATCACGTTTCCACCAAACCTAAAAAGTACAGAATAGGATTATATGAAGCTAAATTCTAAACATAATCTTCACGTTTAATGGTAAAAATCAAGCAAGTGTTTATAGGGAGGAAGAGCTAAAGGAAGATGCTTACCCAATTTTTTTCTCGTTCCAATATATGCTCAATTTTGTGAAGAAACTCTGACCCTTTTGGTGGTGTCAGTTCAAGAAGTTTTTTTACACGTTCCTCGCATGATGTGATCTCTTCTTTCtgaattaaataagaaaatacgCAGTCCAAGGTTACATTACATGTAAACAATTGCACTTCAATCAAAACAGAAGTTTCAAACAATACATTTAATGAGAGACGAGCAGTcttgaaaacaaataacaagGTAAGAGAAAGCTCCTCTTTCCAAGAAGACCAATTCACAATTCATTTTTCCACAAATGGcaagcaaaaaataaaaaagaatgtcTTGTTGACATACAACTTTATATCAATCTAACAAAATGATGGAGGATACTAATGTCGTAAAGAAATTAGCCACAAACTAATGCCAACAGCATCTTGATACTGCTACTTTCAAAGAAAACTATGTAttgaaattgaatgaaaaatggAAAACTAATACAAACATGAAACCCTGGATATAAagagagaatgaaaataaactcaGCATGCTTAAGGTAGGTCAATCACATTCACATACTCCTCATTGTGATTccgtaaaaaaatattattcagttatgtttgattttctttcaTATTCCAAGGTACCAAGATGAACATTTTATTCAAGCTTTAAAATGCTAGATCAATGATCTAAAGGGAGTTTCGAAAGGCCATTGCTGTGCCCacaaattataatatgaatGATCTATTATAATATGAATAGAGATCGGAATTCCCtctttcaaattaataattttctcttttgtttcctttttagtACACTTTAATAGCCCAAAGAGGATTCCTATGCTCCATTTTGTGCTATTATGAAATGTATTGCCAGTAGAATTCTAGCAAGGAAGGACAAATCTTCGATTATAAAACGTAGAAATAAATCTAGATATAACCCGTTTCAGTAATTTAAGAGGAACAGTAGAGATCATGTCTAACAAAGCAATGATAGCAATGAGTGAGCAGTTAGAAAGACATGCAGAAGGGGCTCTGATAGATAGTCAAAATATGTATACGACTGTGAAGACAATTTAGTATATATTACATAACTAAAGAAATCAAGGTAGGCAGCACTGACCATGTTTTCAGATGGCAAATCCTTGTCACCTTTTCCAGGGGCCTACATGCAAATGAAGTTGAAACCATAAACTAATATAGATTGTGTTTAATACATCACAAAGACATTAATCTTTTAAAAGGATTACCTTCAAGTAATCAAATAATATAAGACACTGTACAAGAACGTGACGTCGAAAACTTGGATCCTTTAACTATTTAGCATTCCCCCACCAAAAAGGAACAAAAGAATGAGGTGATCATGAGTCAAGACAAGAACATCTGAACTAAAATTGAACAGACAAACAGCTTACCTCTAGACCCATTAATTTGCTGCTTGTAAGatattttatactaaaattaaccGCCTCTTCCTCCAAATTATTAGCATCTCCTTCTTCGTCACTCAAAGGTTGTGCTTCAAATGTATTCAATACAACCTTTTATCCAACAAAAAATCAGACGTAAAAATGCAAGAATTGCAGCAATATCATATTCAAGAAAAAATtgcatatacatacatatacacaAACAAGAAACTATGAAGCAAATAGTTACCGACAAACTAGATGTGAACTTCTGCCACTTTATCGGAGCATGACTTACGGAAGCAGGGTTAGAAAAAAATTCCTATATCAAAGAAAATAAGACTGATCAAACACACATATTTTAAGCTTTTTTTCTGAAATATAAAGTAGTCAAAAATGGTATACACCAGCTTTAATATGAGAACTATCCATTAGAAAATTTTCGATTGAAAGACCATGAGGAAACAATGCATTTCATCCACttgtttaactttttaaaatagatttcaagcTACTAATTATATGATTGTCTAATATATTACCAAACAAGGACTATCGTGAATTTTAGATTTTGTCaagataaaataactttttgaagaaattgagaaaaacaaaaaaaaaaaaataaagaacagGAATTCTCCCACCAGCAACAGTGAAAAAAATTGTAGGCATATCCAGTCCCTTTGAATGTGCAACAAATAAACCCATTACAGACGACACAAAGGGATAAGTATCAAAATATGGTACAAAGAGCACATAAGAATTAAAGGTCTCCTCTCAATGATTAGATGGAAGGAAGTTGTAAATGCAGTTTATAAGTTgatgatttaattttattaatgataaagcatattataaatatgttattgCAAAACAAGTcgaatgagtactgtaaaataGGGAGACAAGCTTAAATGtaagaaaatggaagagatcACTTTTCCAACTTCAAGAACTAAAATTTCAATGAAGACCCACCTGAAGACCCCAAAAAGTCtgataaaaattgaaatcaatgcATATGCCTGAaaagtgaggaaaaagaaattattagcTGGAAAGAAAAGTTAAACCTTACTTGTATTAATAAGAATGTATTCAAAATAGAATTAACATGTACCTTCCAAGggttctttttcaaattttgtttcatttgatgtGTTAAAAACTCCTTTGATGTTTAAAGCTGCAAATGTTTATCAAAAACATCAAAGTGACAAAGGACTCAGGAAAAGGAAATTGACACCAAATGTGAATATAGGCTTACATTAGGATGTTCACTAGGTCGGATAACTCGATGACTCGATCCAACTCAAAATAGATTTGATTGAGTTTTCTTAGTGCCGACCCAATCCAATCTATTATGGGTTGGATAATAAGTTACGAATATTGAACACAAGACCCAACCCGACCAGACCAAAAttattaagtaataataataataataatataacaattattCAACTTACTCCATTATTCTATTAACTGAATCTGGgcttttgaaatattaaatttcaattgttcaaatattaaatatatagtctattttaaaaaaaaaatattctaaaaaatgttttcaaattacaaaatttagcaatttttttttccaaaatgtgaaataaaaaataagtcaaGGAAGGGTTGGATTGGActatgtgaaataaaaaataatgcagaAATCCAACCTAACCAACCCAAGATTGTTTTACAGGATTGGGTGATACGTTGGTAACCAACGAGAACAGACCCATGACCACACCTAGTTTACATAATTATACCTGATCGCTCGGATAATGGAAAGAAATGAGCTAAAAACATGAGAATTCTTCCACAAAAGACCACGTCATTTGCCTATAgcataaaaaaacaacacatcTAAGTACAGCTGTCATCAGAAAAACCAAATACAGTAATTTCTTTGCACATAAATATGGATCCTCTGCAAACCTGACTTAAAACAATACTTATCGAATACTATAAAGCCCACGAAATGAACAGTTTATCTTATAGCTACAGCTTACAAGAATTTAACAAGAAATATAGAGCCTTTGATATTTGAATATCTCTACCGTCCAATAGGCAAGAAACATACAGCATGTAATTTTGTTCCTTAACTTGAAAGCAAGCAAATAAAACTTTGAGAAAAATCATCTGGTTAATTGACTAAGCCAAATAAGCTGTCAAAAGATGGTCAATTATGAATTTTATCAAAATGCAAGGAAGctggagaaaagaaaaggaaggaaaCCAAGCTCCAAGCATGACTTTACTTACAACACAGGTGTTGAAATCCCACTGGAAGCACTTCATAGCTGGAATAAATGGTTACATTAGAAAGGGGATCACCACCACCCCCATATTGGTGTGAAATTCAGTCTTAGCAACCCCTCCCCACAAAATGGGAAACAGTAGCAAGGTTTATATACACATGACCTCCCCAAACAACGCTTTGGAGGGAGCCTCAGTCTACAACCGGTTAGCAATGTTCAATTTTTAAAGAATCCAACGAGTTAATGGTTAACAACTAACTGATATAATAACCATGTCTAGAGGTTAATAGTTTccaaaatagaaatattttttaaattttttttaaaaatggtcATCGTATTTCTTTGCTTGCAAGTTTTAAATTGCATACTGCATCATATGATGGTATGAATATaacaaattcatcaagcaaatGTCCTAAATATGCATACAATACAAGTCACCATTCCCTGAGAGATGAACATgaacaacaaaaaagaaagaaagcagAAAGATAGGGGACAAAAAGGGCACTTGACGTTGAAACAGAAATATAAAAGAAGCAGGAATAGTAAAATCTATTTGTTGTagattttttactaaaaaaacaaactttATAAGAAAATACTCACTTTTAAAGGTTTTTTCATACATTtaagttttccaaaataataagaatttgaaaagaatctaaatctaattaaaatgaTTCTCATAAAACTTACGAATTTCTTTAGAGTGAATTTTATGATTGTAAACAAATTCGCTTCTACTCTTTTATAAAAATCTCCAAACCTAAtcactaaattattttacatcaaAATACCGTTTTTTATCTGTAACAAAGAGCTCATTGTTTACTACAGCCATTTTTCCATTAGGCCGTGTATTTGTGCTAAATGTACCTTTGATAGACGACGAAGAAGTTGATTGCAGGTTCTCAGCATCACAAGTTTTCCTCGAGCAAAAAGTTCTTGCTGTAAGTCACACAAACACAATGGTTCCAGAGTAAGACAGCCCATGATACTATATATAATCAATACACAAGCACAAAGAGCTAAAAACAACTGAGAAATATACTTTGCCCAATATATCTTGTTTACTCTCTATATAGCCAAAAATATCTTTGCAGTTTTTCATTGTAGACATTTCTGTCAAGTCTTCCAATAGCTGAAAAATCATTCCACCTTCAATGTGTTCTTTCTCACACAGATATAGTACAATATCTGAAAAGTGAAGGCCCACACACAACATGAGTAGGAGAGGAACACAACTTTGCATATTAAAACACACCTAAAACTCATAAAGCTTTTTTGGAGACCAAACCAGCAAGTTCTCAACAATGCAGAGCTAGTTAGAGGAGGAGAAATCCACAACAAAGAGAAGGGAAAAGATACAAAGAACGACAAAGAACAAAAACTCCTAAAACTAGTCAATTTTGCAGCTCTCCCAGTCTTGCTGCAGattcaaaataatttagaaGTCCTAACCAGTACATATAAAGTTGGCATTAACAcatacaaaataattagaaatatcaATTTGATGTAGTTATAAAGGATGCCAATCACAAAAGACATTACTATGGCAAATATTGAATGCTATGTTCTGGATAGCAAACTACCACTCTGCACAAAATAACTACTTGAATATACAATCAAACAAAttgtcttctttattttttttctcaaacttttttatcacaaaattcATTAATATTGTTGAATGTGTGCCGGCGTGTGGCAATATTAGTCACAAGTTTTACATATAAGTAAATGTATACATGTAACACAACAAAAAGTATACTTAATCCTAACTTTTCTTGCCAGGTTTATGGCCATAGTTTCCACAtaattttctgttatttttcctttcacgatatttatattatatatgtgctttacaaatttctataaatgctccagtcaaaaaaaaaattcaccaaGAAGGCGAGGAATGTAGCCCTGAGTAGTTCCACTAGAATCAATGGATTGCCCAAATTGCATTATTTTCTCAGAAGATGCTGCTGCTgactgaaaagaaaataaacagaCATAACCAAGTAAATTATGAAACagataaaggaaaataaaaaagagaagcaATACATAGACTCAATTCATAAATTATGTTTCTTAGAACACTCTTTTGGCTTTGAGTTCACTTTATATAAGCCAATTAGGTATCTAGATCACACTCCATATGGTAcaactctaacatttgaatgcaaagaaaaagaGTAATAAAAATACTCGGTCAAGTTTTTGCTGAGCATATTTACTGGTTTTGGATACAGTTTGGTGCATTTGGGTGTAACATAActcactgaaataagcaattgttTTGGGAATAAAGTATTCGTTTGTCTTGCATGTAGTAGAAAGCAAATTCATGTTGAGGGTTTGATAGCTTTATTACATCGATTTCCATTGTTCCTCAGAGAAATTCTAACAACACTTAACACTTTATTTTCAACATACTTTATTAAACACACTATTTactacattatttaatattgggCAAAATTCAATGTGTTGTTCAGACTCCTCTTGTTCCTTAATGTAAActattgtttcttattttaaaacCTGTATAACATTCCTCACTTCgtcaaaaaaaatattgcttTTTATATGTAAGAagataaaaagtaaagaaaataagcctatgtttttattgtttgtttcttGGTTACTTGTTACTTTGAGAAACTCAAGAAATTTAAGTGTTTTTGgaattttgttgttgatttaaaGAGTTTACATTGATGTCATGGTGCAACTGGTATAACTCAGGCTGCAAATGCAACTAACACAGCCATGACCAATAGGAGTCCTGATTTGCCAACTTCACTGACGCTCTCTTTGTTTAGGTTCTTTACTTAACATCTTGAAATCCTTTGGCATTAAGCAAGCAGTTATTGTAGGTTAACAAAATATAGGTTTAAGTGTCATTTGGTAATTGTATTAGTATAAATATGGGAATAAGGACTTTGTTTTGTGTCACAAACAGTCCAGGAAATTAGTGAATTCCAATATTCTCAGTCCAAATGtcctttttttatcatcactTGCTCGAACTCGTGTTTTCTAACGAGCCTGATACTTTTCAAATGTCCCTctgtaaaatgaaattaaattaaagtgcAGCAACTGTACATAAGCAAAAATACCATGCAATAGAGGAGGGGGAGGGGAGAGGGGAGCAATCTTAGAAAGCACCATTTATGATTGATGCACGGCGGTAACACTGTCAATGGTATTTTACAAGGAATCCTTGTTGTAGAATTAGATTATTGTTATAATTCAACAAGGACAGAAAAAACATATGATGAATTAAGAACAAGGGCAACAGTTAGACATACCACAAACTCCTGAAGCAGCATacgtaaaatattttctagGAACTGATTCTCATCTTGGGCCAACTTCGTTTGTTTCTGTTGCACACAAATTAATTAGCCGTTAACAAAATGACATGAAAAGTACCACAAGAGAACCTCAGGCCAGCGTTATCAATCAGTCACCATGCAAACATCATGGAAACGGAATATCAGACAGGCAATGTAAGTCATCAAAGAGCTGATTTTATACTAGAGGGAGAGATAAGATATACACCATGAAGAATGAGGACTAAAATGTTGGAACAACAATGACTTCTCTTTAACTTTGGGtatttctttgtttacttttcAGCATATATACATGTTTAGCATACATCTATGTTTTAAGGTTCACAGTTCACAAGAGTGGTCATACCACTATCCCACTATAGCATGTTTTGGCTTGGTTGCTCCACGTCACTATTTGGGGTGGACTACTATGAACAACAGTTCCTCCATTCTTTTCTAATAGTGCCTTAAATTCAAATATCTTCCTTTTCTGTACCTTTCAGACATCACCCCACCTGACAACTATCACTGACCTCTCGACAAGAACCTAAAGAAgcaattataaaactaatagaCGCAAACAAATTCTaataaccaccaccaccacctctaAGGTAACTCCAGGAATAAAGTGCTTAAACCATTATCATgtctaaaattttacaaactAGTTCCCCAATTCTCATTACCATGTACGTCATAAGAGTCAAATTTTCAAAAGAGTACACATACCTGGGGCTTTATTACTTCTTGGACTGTCTTCAAAGCAAAATTTTCAGGTGGCCCAGGCTGTAGTATGGCCTTTTTGAATGCTTCCTGAGTACAACAAACCAGGAAAGACACAAccaatgaaattgaaaaaaattaaaacaaaaataattatagggGAAAAAGCAAAAACCTAACtgcattaaaaaatttaaaaactcaaCAAAAGGGTAGCTAAGACATAATTTATTCTAGTTTGATGCTATAACTCTAAAAGATTCAATAAAGAAAACATCCAGTTGCATCACACAATCTAgcaactaaataaaaatacacagAACATCATTAACGCCGTAGAAACAAATTGGGTGTAACGAATTCAGCATGCCCTTCGAGAACCACACACCCCGAACACAAAAAATGGTGCACGGATTGGACTTCTACGCTGTAAAAGTGAACCTCAGTGGCAAATTCACTGGAAAAAATTGAACACTAAAACAAAGCTTACCATGAAGTTTGAGTATAAGTCCCCTTTTTTTTCTACTGAACCACCAAACCTTCAACAATAAatgggaaaagaaaaagaaaattacagaAGCACGACACCCCTATTGTGATTCTGcagaaaatataacataaaaaaggaataaataaaCGACATTATCATTCAGATAAAACTTGGAAAATGGAACGAGGAAGGTGGAGGCACTCACTCACGTAAAGAGTATAGCTTTGAACACAACAAAATTTGGACATACACCGCTTAGAACTGGGATTGATCACTGTAACGAATAACTGCAAATCCAAATTCACACAAAACCTTTGAATTTGAACTGAATTCTTTGTGCTATGTCGTTCGGATGTAGTCACAGGATCCGTCGTACCAAGGTAAACCCTTAACACGGGTCGGGTTCTGACCCAAAAGACTCAATCCGAAAGTCTAAACTTACATTTAGATAAGAAATTTTATAACTTCGGAGAATTTGAATGCATTTTATAATAGGTTAGGTTAGCTTAAattattggttttttttttccttaatggTGCAatgtatttttgtaattatcaaAGGGGtgcaagaattttaaaaattctaacaAAGGGTAAATCGTGCCAAAATGATAAGATTTAATAATAAAGAAGTTTGTGTCAATATAGtacgattttaattaaaattatttgaagtcGTGCCAGTATGGAAAGATTTCCTTGTTCTTAAGAAGTTGTGTCAAATCGAGACGATTTTAATTAACTGTCTAAGCAAAGTCGTGTCAATATGGGAAGACTtcagtattttaaatttttaatgaagaACTTGTGTCATATTAAAGAGACTTAAGTATTATATTGGTAATGAAAATGTCGTATCATATTCGGACGACTTCAGTTGggtagaataaaaattaaatattgttttagtgatattaattagttaaataataatgcatataactagttaaaaatttcatgatgatttttttattataataggaCGTCAAAGTTATTTATGAGAGCTTGTGCACAAGTAAGTCTTCTTCGTTGTCGTCTAGGTCTTATTTGAGGTCTTATTTCAACctgttcaaaatgaaaatattggtctaCTTATACTGGTCCAAATTTTAACTGACCCTCACATGCGACACAACAAACCAGGAAGACAAACTACAACTCGTATCCATAACGAAATGACCGGTCACTCAAATAAACCAAAGAAATGTTCCTTTTGTAGAAGTATTGGTCATAACATAACCAACTGCCCAGATAGacattgaaattttattttatgaaactcTCGTAACTTTAGTTTACTGACTTTGttgttcacttttattttaatatatatcatccaaaaaattatttgatttcatatatttgttatacaaacattttttattttctttacatttttatatctattttattcttctataatttattatatacaataaaattttaacttctttattcaatttaatattatcattaccaaataattttttttacaataatgaTTCAACTAAAGTCTTGCCATTATGAAAATACTTTTCTATGAATTCTCAGTGAAGTTGTGTTATTATGACAAAACTTCTCTTACAGCCCACTAAAGTCGTGCCATTATAACAAGACTTCTCTTACAGTCCAATACACTGAAGTCGTGAAGTGAAGTCGTCTCAATATCTAACGACTTTTACCAAATATATTAAAGTCTTTTTAATTTGGCACAACTTTAGCTCCGCTTAATTGAAATTGTCCCATTTTTACATGAATCCTTTCGGGATGAAGCCATCTCATTTTCACACAACTTACTTCTATTCggaattttaagaaaaagtgCACCAATTTGAGAAATAAGGTTTCAAATTGCACCAATgggaaaaaaacataaattatacgTATGGTTTCAAGTGTGTtgagttataatatttttgttttcgcagttcttaattttcatttttaattgattttttaatgttGCTTAAATATTTAACGAACAGGTCATCTATTTATCATttctgattatttttatttttattttaattttgtcaatttagttaatattttatatttaatttaattatatattcaatatatttaattttagtttagaattataattaatttgaaattaaaattaaaattagaacaaaaatgGTAAGACGAGAATATTAACttaacatgtaaatatatttaaaaaataaaaaataaaaaccaaaaaaatcaTAAGATAATACgtgatcaaattaaataaaattaaaaaaaagttataaccaaattaaaaaaaccaaacTAAAATTAGAACTAAACAAGCCAAATTACTTTATGTAACCCATGATTGCTCTGTCCACCTTCGTGGAGCTGTTAGAAATATGCCAATGTTAAACAGTCAAAAAACACGTTTCAAAttctacaatataaaaataaaaatatctaaattatataatttaaaatatatctctaaacttttttgttttataaaaatgtaattcgaaatgtatttttatattttttaaattcataattctAAATGAATTACGTAATTTAGTACAtgcataaatttttaaattccaAGTTAtgaaatctaaaaattatatactaCACAATCAATAGtacattttcaaattataaaatatataatatattacatttttgcATTAGTATAACTCAATACATTTTTGTTATTTGGAAATGTATTTTgaaacacaaataaataaacttttgaCCTTTGTTCTTAATCTAACACTTgcgaaattgaaagaaaaatttgaaaaatattacataatccGTATCAACTTTGGAATGGTCTTCTCATATACATATCCTCTTGGTAAAAGCCTACAAGGTTCAACCAGATAGTTCCTCCATTTGGCCCTGTTGATATTTCAGAAAACAGGAAAAATTAGATCACATTTAAAACCATAATGCTATCTAAATCTTTAGGTTCAAGACACTTAACCCGTGAGATAAATTGCTCAGCATCAGTTCGCTTCAGAAGATGCATTGAATGGCAGGCAAAATTTGCAGTCTTATCATCACTAAGTAGAATGCCGTCTCCAATGTCATCGAGAACCCTTACTTTGATGTAAGGATCTTTTGGTGGTACCATGTCCTATTAAATGCAGATTTTATGAGTGAAAACATAGTACTTTAATGCAAGGTTAGAATCCAGATTCATGAATCgttgaacaattttttgaaTAGGAAATCATAATTCTGTATGGAAATATAAGATTCAAATACAATGAAAAAacactttaaatataacatagAGATGGTATGCAGTCTTCGATGTAACAATTTAAACTGGGAATTGATAAAAACAGCTTTAACAGAAATCATACAAAACAAAACTAGTAGTTTATACAAGTTTGTGaagtctttattttataaaaatataaacaaaacaaataaatggcTAAATAGAGTACATGCATTGAATGAATGAGTGACAAATGCAGGTGGAATaatcaaataagataagttCACAAGGGTTCTTTCCCAATTTCTTGTCAGTTAAAAATTTACGGTCACGTGCCCtcaatttttttcatgaaaattggtggaaaagtaaaaactaaaataatcattGAACAAtgataagaaattaaatttagatcCATTAAACATGGTTCTTAACCACCAAGATTACTATCAACCAATTTCCCCTATTCATTCTGCAAAATTTCTTAAGGTGCACCCAAACAAGTATCTGCATGATAACCTTACTTATATTATTAGAGCaataactaaattcatacaAGTTTCCGACACAAACATGGAATTCAAAAGAGGGATAGTTTTATAGCACAACGAAAATAAGTTCCTTATCAATCAATAATCACATGCACCTGGGCTGAAATTACTTAACTAGGCATTTGATTACAGACAGCACATCTTAGAAACTATGACCATGCACATGTGTAACTGAACTCTGTATATCTCTTATGTGTGTATGCATGTGCATGTGCGCTTGTGTGTGTGGAAGAACAGGATTCAAGCAGGGGAAAGGGAGAGGTTACCACAGTCAGATCAACCATCACTTTCGACATATAAGATTTCAATGCTGTAGAATGCTTCTTGAAATGTTCTTCCTCCGCATGTGAAAGCTTCTCTTCAATTTCTTGAGGAAGCACATGCCCT carries:
- the LOC114178773 gene encoding probable DNA replication complex GINS protein PSF1: MYGRTACQLVKEFASGDKGQLVSFNSDLFQQVVAECSQHHLELQSLIRKIQEEGLDIQTARNADHYGALIHHLALVRNKRCLMAYVYNRAEIIRNLLWKIGHVLPQEIEEKLSHAEEEHFKKHSTALKSYMSKVMVDLTVDMVPPKDPYIKVRVLDDIGDGILLSDDKTANFACHSMHLLKRTDAEQFISRGQMEELSG
- the LOC114188485 gene encoding THO complex subunit 1, producing the protein MEAFKKAILQPGPPENFALKTVQEVIKPQKQTKLAQDENQFLENILRMLLQEFVSAAASSEKIMQFGQSIDSSGTTQGYIPRLLDIVLYLCEKEHIEGGMIFQLLEDLTEMSTMKNCKDIFGYIESKQDILGKQELFARGKLVMLRTCNQLLRRLSKANDVVFCGRILMFLAHFFPLSERSALNIKGVFNTSNETKFEKEPLEGICIDFNFYQTFWGLQEFFSNPASVSHAPIKWQKFTSSLSVVLNTFEAQPLSDEEGDANNLEEEAVNFSIKYLTSSKLMGLELKDPSFRRHVLVQCLILFDYLKAPGKGDKDLPSENMKEEITSCEERVKKLLELTPPKGSEFLHKIEHILEREKNWVWWKRDGCLPYEKQPIEKKTVPEGSKKRRPRWRLGNKELSQLWKWADQNPNALTDPQRVQTPSIMEYWKPLAEDMDPSAGIEAEYHHKNNRVYCWKGLRLAARQDLEGFSKFTDHGIEGVVPLELLPPDVRSKYQAKPNDRSKRSKKEETKGSAHQVEENQIATTATEMDGDGIRTDNTAAAMEFDGASVPGTQGGTPTPEELQKHSSDTDVGQEAGQLEADAEVEAGIIDGETDADVDLDTVG